One window of the Candidatus Sulfotelmatobacter sp. genome contains the following:
- a CDS encoding insulinase family protein produces the protein MTLAGFAPRAALVAALLVSGLPGAARAQAAPAAMPTGTLPGGVSYELRPDATQSATAIALWYRAPAGGFGEPAIPGFSALAADTVAASAGLTGTSLGELVDGFGGVLSVAVYPDSVSVTAVVPPERASAVVRAMTGAYFAPVVTDDGFQVGLRETGQDALVRSFDPSDAIENALGASLFATGPLHDGTIPAAGAFKGIDAAQVRTFAERAFRPSNAILVLTGAVDAGVLSGVANRPEVSTAGSEPPAPQTAQPSPRPSAAPIVANATGVGLGWVGPPIADEESATALDFLADALFAPHTGLVTRAVADRKVSVSGKFVTYHSAGVFLVTLSGDDVPAAVPIVEQTIARAVKPLAPAAFAAAKAGFVYRLLGDMETPGEIADTYGWYAVEGDAAYAPAEGGTAGRYFALADALTPQSVARVAARYLGGAPATVTLIKAQTKASPT, from the coding sequence GTGACCCTCGCCGGATTCGCACCCAGGGCCGCGCTCGTCGCGGCCCTTCTCGTCTCCGGGCTTCCCGGCGCCGCCCGCGCCCAGGCCGCTCCGGCCGCGATGCCCACCGGCACGCTGCCCGGCGGCGTCAGCTACGAGCTGCGCCCCGATGCAACCCAGAGCGCGACCGCCATCGCGCTGTGGTACCGCGCTCCGGCCGGCGGCTTCGGCGAGCCGGCGATTCCCGGCTTCTCGGCGCTGGCGGCCGACACGGTCGCGGCGTCGGCCGGCCTGACCGGCACCTCGCTGGGCGAGCTGGTCGACGGCTTCGGCGGCGTGCTGAGCGTGGCGGTCTACCCCGACAGCGTCTCGGTGACGGCGGTCGTGCCGCCCGAGCGCGCCAGCGCGGTCGTGCGGGCCATGACGGGCGCCTACTTCGCCCCGGTGGTGACCGACGACGGCTTCCAGGTCGGGCTGCGTGAGACGGGTCAGGACGCGCTGGTGCGCTCGTTCGACCCCTCCGACGCGATCGAGAACGCCTTGGGCGCCTCGCTCTTCGCCACCGGGCCGCTCCACGACGGGACGATCCCGGCCGCGGGCGCCTTCAAGGGGATCGACGCGGCCCAGGTGCGCACCTTCGCCGAGCGCGCGTTCCGCCCGTCCAACGCGATCCTGGTCCTGACCGGAGCCGTCGACGCCGGCGTGCTCAGCGGCGTCGCCAACCGGCCCGAGGTCTCCACCGCCGGCAGCGAGCCACCGGCACCGCAGACGGCCCAACCCTCGCCGCGCCCGTCGGCCGCGCCGATCGTCGCCAACGCGACCGGCGTGGGCCTAGGCTGGGTTGGTCCGCCGATCGCCGACGAAGAGTCCGCGACCGCGCTCGACTTCCTGGCCGACGCGCTGTTCGCGCCCCACACGGGTCTGGTGACCCGGGCGGTGGCCGACCGCAAGGTCAGCGTCAGCGGCAAGTTCGTCACCTACCACAGCGCCGGCGTCTTTTTGGTCACCCTCTCCGGCGACGACGTTCCGGCCGCCGTGCCGATCGTCGAGCAGACGATCGCGCGCGCGGTGAAGCCGCTCGCGCCGGCCGCCTTCGCGGCCGCCAAGGCCGGCTTCGTCTACCGGCTGCTGGGCGACATGGAGACGCCCGGTGAGATCGCCGACACGTACGGCTGGTACGCGGTCGAAGGCGACGCCGCGTACGCACCGGCCGAAGGCGGGACGGCGGGACGCTACTTCGCGCTGGCGGACGCCCTCACGCCGCAGAGCGTGGCGCGCGTAGCGGCGCGCTATCTCGGCGGCGCGCCCGCCACCGTGACGCTGATCAAGGCGCAGACGAAAGCGAGTCCCACGTGA
- a CDS encoding insulinase family protein, translating to MIRPFAVLAAALVLVAPVTATAALPAPGGATVVDLGDARAYVEPDATVALTGLELFVRAGLDRQEDRQNGLAALVAQSVLRTPVDGVPLADAVEARGGSVTFAVAAQYARFYLEARPEQIGPLADLVARALHAPSFDPATLAAARRELGDRIADAQSDPRLVGLDMLRGSYYRDGAGAPALGTPQTLLALGTADAAAFYAHWYVRGDAFVTAVGRTGPADESGSRALVDALAPGNAPDGALAIRPLTAQPKRLVTHRDDVYSPYVVIGFEAPALGDRDFPAALVIRAILSDLFKQDQATVRPFVFRPIGSIYGYDADPAQLALWLNGSEVEPQVGLAALDALVKAAAEKPLEAAVLARYRQRARGEWALESLSLDERAWSIGNAVAHGLNADASAQVGAAIDEVTAADVERVAKKWFQRFDVALVLPRGDGG from the coding sequence GTGATCCGTCCCTTCGCCGTGCTGGCCGCGGCGCTCGTCCTGGTCGCGCCGGTGACGGCGACGGCCGCGCTGCCCGCGCCGGGCGGCGCGACCGTCGTCGACCTGGGCGACGCGCGCGCCTACGTGGAGCCCGATGCGACGGTCGCGCTGACCGGGCTCGAGCTGTTCGTGCGCGCCGGCCTGGACCGCCAGGAGGACCGCCAGAACGGGCTCGCCGCGCTGGTCGCGCAGAGCGTGCTGCGCACGCCGGTCGACGGCGTGCCGTTGGCCGACGCGGTCGAGGCGCGCGGCGGCTCGGTGACCTTCGCCGTCGCCGCGCAGTACGCGCGCTTCTACCTCGAAGCGCGGCCGGAGCAGATCGGCCCGCTGGCCGACCTGGTCGCGCGCGCGCTGCACGCGCCCAGCTTCGATCCGGCGACGCTGGCCGCGGCGCGGCGCGAGCTCGGCGATCGCATCGCCGACGCGCAGAGCGATCCGCGGCTGGTCGGCTTGGACATGCTGCGCGGGTCCTACTATCGCGACGGCGCGGGTGCACCGGCGCTGGGCACGCCGCAGACCCTGCTCGCGCTGGGAACCGCCGACGCGGCGGCGTTTTACGCGCACTGGTACGTGCGCGGCGACGCGTTCGTGACGGCCGTCGGCCGCACCGGGCCGGCCGACGAGAGCGGCAGCCGCGCGCTGGTCGACGCGCTCGCGCCGGGCAACGCGCCGGACGGCGCGCTCGCGATCCGTCCGCTCACCGCGCAACCCAAACGACTGGTGACGCACCGCGACGACGTCTACTCACCCTACGTCGTGATCGGCTTCGAGGCGCCGGCGCTCGGCGACCGCGACTTTCCGGCGGCGCTGGTCATCCGCGCGATCCTCTCCGATCTGTTCAAGCAAGATCAGGCGACGGTGCGTCCGTTCGTCTTCCGCCCGATCGGCAGCATCTACGGCTACGACGCCGATCCCGCGCAGTTGGCGCTGTGGCTCAACGGCAGCGAGGTCGAGCCGCAGGTCGGCCTGGCCGCGCTCGACGCGCTGGTCAAGGCGGCCGCCGAGAAACCGCTCGAGGCGGCCGTGCTGGCGCGCTATCGCCAACGCGCGCGCGGCGAGTGGGCGCTCGAGTCGCTCTCGCTCGACGAGCGTGCGTGGTCGATCGGCAACGCGGTCGCGCACGGTTTGAACGCCGACGCGTCGGCGCAGGTCGGTGCCGCGATCGACGAGGTCACCGCCGCCGACGTCGAGCGCGTCGCCAAGAAATGGTTCCAGCGGTTCGACGTCGCACTCGTCCTACCGCGTGGCGACGGCGGCTGA
- a CDS encoding glycosyltransferase: MVRTNGGAARTALVHDYLNQRGGAERVFAHFAAAWPDAPVYAALYDEAAVGDLVAPERVHTSFLQHFPLRGRAFRLYAPFYPRAFEAFDLTGYDTIVSSTTAWAKGVLVPPGAVHVCYVNTVSRFVFDAQRYVGGFGLGALAGPLVRSLAAWDVRAAQRPTRLVANSRNVAERVRRWYGREADVLPCPVDVDRFTLGAGRGDYYVVVSRLLPYKRIDLAIAACALAGVPLRVLGEGPDAARLRRLARGTATTFTGAVDDATRNAIVGDAIAALLPGEEDFGLVPLEAAAAGRPTIAYAGGGALETIRAGETGAFFEAAEPAALAAALRAFEPGRYAPAVLRAHAETYAPARFVARLRAIVADTQARRAG, from the coding sequence GTGGTGCGCACGAACGGCGGGGCGGCGCGCACGGCGCTCGTCCACGACTATCTGAACCAGCGCGGCGGCGCGGAGCGCGTCTTCGCGCATTTCGCCGCGGCGTGGCCCGACGCGCCCGTCTATGCAGCGCTCTACGACGAAGCGGCGGTCGGCGATCTGGTGGCGCCGGAGCGGGTGCACACGTCGTTCTTGCAGCACTTTCCGCTGCGCGGGCGCGCGTTCCGGCTCTACGCGCCGTTCTACCCGCGCGCGTTCGAGGCGTTCGATCTGACCGGCTACGACACGATCGTCTCGTCGACGACCGCATGGGCGAAGGGCGTGCTGGTGCCGCCGGGCGCCGTGCACGTCTGCTACGTCAACACCGTCTCGCGCTTCGTCTTCGACGCGCAACGCTACGTCGGCGGCTTCGGGTTGGGCGCGCTGGCGGGACCGCTGGTGCGATCGCTGGCGGCCTGGGACGTGCGGGCGGCGCAGCGGCCGACGCGGCTGGTGGCCAACTCGCGCAACGTCGCCGAGCGGGTGCGGCGCTGGTACGGCCGCGAGGCCGACGTGCTGCCGTGCCCGGTCGACGTCGACCGCTTCACGCTGGGCGCGGGGCGCGGCGACTATTACGTCGTCGTCTCGCGCTTGCTGCCGTACAAGCGGATCGATCTCGCGATCGCCGCCTGCGCGCTGGCCGGCGTGCCGCTGCGCGTCCTCGGCGAGGGTCCCGACGCCGCGCGCCTGCGCCGGCTCGCGCGGGGCACGGCGACGACTTTCACCGGCGCCGTCGACGACGCGACCCGCAACGCGATCGTGGGCGACGCGATCGCGGCGCTGCTGCCCGGCGAAGAAGACTTCGGCTTGGTGCCGCTGGAAGCGGCCGCGGCCGGCCGCCCGACGATCGCGTACGCCGGCGGCGGCGCGCTCGAAACGATTCGTGCCGGCGAGACGGGCGCGTTCTTCGAGGCGGCCGAGCCGGCCGCGCTGGCGGCGGCGCTCCGCGCGTTCGAGCCCGGCCGCTACGCGCCGGCCGTGTTGCGCGCGCACGCCGAGACGTACGCGCCGGCACGCTTCGTCGCCCGTTTGCGCGCCATCGTCGCCGACACCCAGGCCCGGCGCGCGGGGTGA
- a CDS encoding DUF2079 domain-containing protein yields MKPPRAVVVGACVFALVYVLLDLNKLWALRYGADTGTFLQFLSGEAHGLGSFNTAENRAHLQVHDSWVLLALVPLVALFPYAQTLLIVQVLAVAAAALPIAAFARRCGASAGAASAVGIAYLLSPSAQGLAYGNFLENVFVPLFAAGGVLAVARRSLPLSLLCAQLLLGLKEDQALFLVWFGAACALWWDRRIGLSIVALAVVNGLGFVLAEHLHGASPSIPGYGLHVIGPLDKLAFFAAVLFPFAFMPLRLGWRLLLGAPLVAELLFNGPWAYTITRIGTHWTASVVIACALATAYVVGRTPRAAPWVLGCAIVSALTINDTVLKPGRWPFVVDRPAYASAAALRGTQRTVHVARTDEGVYAVAATDPHLWLDRYDPGARAAYCPAYDTDARAFFASVGIGRWPSGTTLCGGVPVALTTFGGTRRSARR; encoded by the coding sequence GTGAAGCCGCCGCGCGCGGTCGTCGTGGGCGCCTGCGTGTTCGCGCTGGTGTACGTGCTGCTCGACCTCAACAAGCTGTGGGCGCTGCGCTACGGCGCCGACACCGGCACGTTCTTGCAGTTCCTCAGCGGCGAGGCGCACGGGCTGGGCTCGTTCAACACCGCCGAGAACCGCGCCCACTTGCAGGTCCACGACTCGTGGGTGCTGCTGGCGCTGGTGCCGCTGGTCGCGCTGTTTCCCTACGCGCAGACGCTGTTGATCGTGCAGGTGCTGGCGGTCGCCGCCGCCGCGCTGCCGATCGCGGCCTTCGCGCGGCGCTGCGGCGCGAGCGCCGGCGCGGCGAGCGCGGTCGGAATCGCCTACCTGCTCTCGCCCTCGGCGCAGGGACTGGCGTACGGCAACTTCCTCGAGAACGTGTTCGTCCCGCTGTTCGCGGCCGGCGGCGTGCTGGCCGTCGCGCGGCGTTCGCTTCCGCTCAGCCTGCTGTGCGCGCAGCTGCTGCTGGGCCTCAAGGAAGATCAGGCGCTGTTCTTGGTGTGGTTCGGCGCGGCGTGCGCGCTGTGGTGGGACCGCCGCATCGGCCTCTCGATCGTCGCGCTGGCCGTCGTGAACGGGCTGGGCTTCGTCCTCGCCGAGCACCTGCACGGCGCGAGCCCGTCGATCCCGGGGTACGGCTTGCACGTCATCGGCCCGCTCGACAAGCTGGCGTTCTTCGCGGCCGTGCTCTTCCCGTTCGCGTTCATGCCGCTGCGGCTGGGCTGGCGGCTGCTGCTGGGGGCGCCGCTGGTGGCGGAGCTGCTCTTCAACGGCCCGTGGGCGTACACGATCACGCGCATCGGCACCCACTGGACCGCGTCGGTCGTGATCGCCTGCGCGCTCGCGACCGCCTACGTCGTCGGGCGCACGCCGCGCGCCGCGCCGTGGGTGCTGGGCTGCGCGATCGTCAGCGCGCTGACCATCAACGACACCGTCCTCAAGCCGGGCCGCTGGCCGTTCGTCGTCGACCGGCCGGCGTACGCGTCGGCGGCGGCGCTGCGCGGGACGCAGCGAACGGTTCACGTCGCGCGCACCGACGAAGGCGTGTACGCCGTCGCGGCGACGGATCCGCACCTGTGGCTCGACCGCTACGACCCCGGCGCGCGGGCGGCCTACTGCCCGGCGTACGACACCGACGCGCGCGCGTTCTTCGCCTCGGTCGGGATCGGCCGCTGGCCGTCCGGGACCACGCTCTGCGGCGGGGTTCCGGTCGCGCTCACGACGTTTGGTGGAACACGACGATCAGCACGACGTTGA
- a CDS encoding CPBP family intramembrane glutamic endopeptidase — translation MKRSTSAPSQLSPIGWPPDGFVWWRSLSCAVYVALGLLVAGLLQLLWIAITGVQPNPKHLQLDWNVIVLQLLTYVPIVPILLAALPWAARAPLAAIGLRALGAGGVSAGVAGGIAMFAVTLALGSLQSVVVHVQPEQMVVGALAGAHDPLLIFVFALLACVLAPFVEELAFRGLLLNALRRYLPFWPAATLCGLGFAAAHFTPSALVPLWGGGIVLAYVYARTGLLGASMISHGVFNLINVVLIVVFHQTS, via the coding sequence GTGAAACGCTCGACCTCCGCACCTTCGCAGCTCTCGCCGATCGGCTGGCCACCTGACGGATTCGTCTGGTGGCGCTCGCTCTCGTGCGCCGTCTACGTCGCTCTGGGCCTGTTGGTCGCGGGCTTGCTGCAGCTGCTGTGGATCGCGATCACCGGCGTGCAGCCGAACCCCAAGCACCTGCAGCTGGATTGGAACGTCATCGTCCTGCAGCTGCTCACCTACGTTCCGATCGTGCCGATCCTGCTGGCCGCGCTGCCGTGGGCCGCGCGCGCGCCGCTGGCGGCGATCGGACTGCGGGCGCTCGGTGCCGGCGGGGTGTCGGCCGGCGTCGCGGGCGGGATCGCGATGTTCGCCGTCACGCTCGCGCTGGGCTCGCTGCAGAGCGTCGTCGTGCACGTGCAACCCGAGCAGATGGTGGTCGGCGCGCTGGCCGGCGCGCACGATCCGCTGCTGATCTTCGTCTTCGCGCTGCTGGCTTGCGTGCTGGCGCCGTTCGTCGAGGAGCTGGCGTTTCGCGGCCTGCTGCTCAACGCGCTGCGCCGCTACCTGCCGTTCTGGCCGGCCGCGACGCTGTGCGGGCTGGGTTTCGCCGCCGCGCACTTCACGCCCAGCGCACTGGTCCCCCTGTGGGGCGGCGGGATCGTGCTGGCCTACGTCTACGCGCGCACCGGCCTGCTCGGCGCGTCGATGATCTCGCACGGCGTCTTCAACCTGATCAACGTCGTGCTGATCGTCGTGTTCCACCAAACGTCGTGA